In Nicotiana tabacum cultivar K326 chromosome 21, ASM71507v2, whole genome shotgun sequence, one DNA window encodes the following:
- the LOC142175234 gene encoding uncharacterized protein LOC142175234 yields the protein MPGRPLDVYARLVYNHGLSSVRPPPIATNNSELNQGLLQTLQNYCVFREKMNEDPNNHLMDFEEIMNTFQNNGVSQDAVYLREFPFTLKDDAKQWLQSLPNGSIRTWDEMARKFLDKYFSSAKTSKSRREIHILC from the coding sequence ATGCCTGGGAGACCACTTGACGTTTATGCTAGACTAGTCTACAATCATGgtttatcaagtgttagaccacctccaattgcaacTAATAATTCCGAGTTGAATCAAGGGTTGCTCCAAACCCTTCAAAACTACTGTGTCTTCAGAGAAAAGATGAATGAAGATCCAAACAACCATTTGATGGatttcgaggagattatgaacacctttcaaaaCAATGGTGTGTCGCAAGATGCAGTTTACTTAAGGGAATTCCCCTTCACACtgaaagatgatgcaaagcaatGGCTTCAAAGCTTACCCAATGGATCGATTCGAACATGGGATGAGATGGctagaaaatttcttgataaatatttctcatcagctaagaCGAGCAAGtctagaagagaaatccatatcTTATGCTAG